The following are encoded in a window of Leptospira inadai serovar Lyme str. 10 genomic DNA:
- a CDS encoding MORN repeat-containing protein — translation MAKKNLPKRERSVSKVSQKEEPKRQTVQKLKARNKFFGRAWRFLVSKKRLVLGVLGVFLVSYVLYFFLSLLNGTCVAGNCWFGLSTLAYKDGNVYKGELFLRRPSGNGEFRSPKNEHYLGEWSGGKKNGFGVYTYANGDVYEGHFSNNTKEGMGAFTWKGGGVKYVGNWEDGEPSGKGKLLLNGGQIVLEGEYKKGVIYNGKGMLVYENGNRYIGDWKDGKRHGNGILLESDGNQVLYKGKFRNDQPVVDY, via the coding sequence ATGGCAAAGAAGAACTTACCAAAGCGAGAACGTTCGGTTTCAAAGGTAAGCCAGAAAGAAGAACCGAAGAGACAGACGGTACAAAAATTAAAGGCAAGAAATAAGTTTTTCGGTCGGGCTTGGCGTTTTTTAGTTTCAAAGAAGAGACTCGTTTTAGGTGTTCTGGGCGTATTTCTTGTATCGTATGTTCTGTATTTCTTTCTATCCCTACTCAATGGGACTTGTGTGGCGGGAAATTGCTGGTTCGGCTTAAGCACGTTAGCGTACAAGGACGGGAACGTTTATAAGGGAGAATTGTTTCTTCGCAGGCCAAGCGGTAACGGTGAGTTTCGGAGCCCGAAGAATGAGCATTACTTAGGAGAATGGTCCGGGGGGAAGAAGAACGGATTCGGAGTTTATACGTACGCGAACGGGGACGTGTATGAGGGACATTTTTCGAATAATACCAAGGAAGGAATGGGAGCCTTTACTTGGAAAGGCGGAGGAGTGAAGTACGTCGGGAACTGGGAGGATGGAGAGCCCTCCGGCAAAGGAAAACTATTATTGAACGGCGGTCAAATTGTTCTGGAGGGGGAATATAAGAAGGGTGTAATTTATAACGGAAAAGGGATGCTGGTTTACGAAAACGGAAACCGTTACATCGGGGATTGGAAAGATGGAAAGCGGCACGGAAATGGAATCCTTTTAGAGTCGGATGGGAATCAAGTCCTTTACAAAGGAAAGTTCCGTAACGATCAGCCGGTAGTCGATTATTAA
- a CDS encoding tetratricopeptide repeat protein — translation MTKIKVCPPSAHVKNFTKVFISILLFSLAIGCSKESEKLSDEYKQALALFQSKQLPEASQAFRRLYEENPDYLLVRLMLAKSYFLSNKLKEALSLFEEDFAENPKRLESAVWMYRTRFVMGEDLGEVAKGLDEVISNDSNDVEAWILRGRIYEVLGRKDLAIESYRNVVKHEERLGLAYFRLSELLFHGDNRDGKEELTKARTFGFKGKPERRTEETDGTKIKGKK, via the coding sequence TTGACTAAAATTAAAGTCTGTCCTCCCTCTGCACATGTGAAGAATTTTACAAAAGTATTCATTTCAATTTTGCTATTTTCTTTAGCCATAGGATGCTCAAAGGAATCGGAGAAGCTGAGTGACGAGTATAAACAGGCTCTCGCTCTATTTCAGTCCAAGCAATTGCCTGAAGCAAGCCAGGCGTTTAGAAGACTGTATGAAGAGAATCCGGATTATCTGCTCGTTCGGCTAATGCTCGCGAAGTCTTACTTTTTATCGAACAAATTGAAAGAAGCGTTGTCACTATTCGAAGAGGACTTTGCAGAGAACCCCAAGCGGCTGGAATCGGCCGTATGGATGTACAGGACTCGGTTTGTAATGGGCGAAGATCTAGGCGAAGTCGCAAAAGGTCTAGATGAGGTTATTTCTAATGACTCAAACGATGTCGAAGCGTGGATACTACGGGGCAGAATCTACGAAGTCCTTGGACGGAAAGACCTTGCGATCGAGAGTTATAGAAACGTAGTGAAACATGAAGAGCGGTTGGGGCTTGCCTACTTCCGTCTTTCAGAATTGTTATTTCATGGAGATAATCGGGATGGCAAAGAAGAACTTACCAAAGCGAGAACGTTCGGTTTCAAAGGTAAGCCAGAAAGAAGAACCGAAGAGACAGACGGTACAAAAATTAAAGGCAAGAAATAA
- a CDS encoding tetratricopeptide repeat protein: MNLMKYSKRLCIILSIIVVVLSCKSNVEKGKELNAEGVKLMSTDPEKAVLKFKEAATLNPNVPDYISNAGTAYLNQKKIPEALQEFNTAIKIDPAYGPAYYNRGTIYSSQGKYYPAIEDYREALRLSGEIPEIIYNLALAYENVKNDKLAIESYSRFIEIAPSNLEPAIEEAKSRIEKLVSLKAEIPTEKRKTNKKRRKK; encoded by the coding sequence ATGAATTTAATGAAATATTCTAAACGACTCTGCATTATCCTATCCATTATAGTAGTTGTTCTATCCTGCAAATCAAACGTTGAAAAAGGGAAGGAGCTAAATGCCGAAGGAGTTAAGCTTATGAGCACAGACCCCGAAAAAGCGGTCCTAAAGTTCAAGGAAGCGGCTACGTTAAACCCGAATGTCCCAGACTACATTTCAAACGCCGGCACCGCATACCTGAACCAAAAGAAGATTCCCGAAGCCCTACAAGAATTTAATACCGCTATTAAAATAGATCCCGCCTACGGCCCGGCGTATTATAACCGAGGGACTATATATTCATCCCAAGGAAAATATTATCCTGCGATTGAAGACTACCGAGAGGCTCTAAGACTAAGCGGAGAGATTCCGGAAATCATATATAACCTAGCATTAGCATACGAAAATGTGAAGAACGATAAGCTTGCAATAGAAAGCTATTCCCGTTTTATAGAAATTGCTCCATCAAATTTAGAGCCGGCAATCGAAGAGGCCAAATCCAGAATAGAAAAGCTGGTCAGTTTAAAAGCGGAAATACCTACTGAAAAAAGAAAGACTAACAAGAAAAGAAGGAAAAAATAA
- a CDS encoding YgiT-type zinc finger protein, which translates to MRVGDFIPCPVCGKGEMIHRKVEEVIQGGNNTAIVEVEIEECNYCGERLFTPAQIRIFEEIKEKLASQITEDFQEIGKLYRFTV; encoded by the coding sequence ATGAGAGTAGGAGATTTTATACCCTGTCCTGTCTGCGGGAAAGGGGAAATGATTCATAGGAAAGTAGAAGAGGTTATCCAAGGCGGAAACAATACGGCTATTGTTGAAGTAGAGATCGAAGAATGCAATTATTGCGGAGAGAGACTTTTTACCCCCGCTCAAATCCGTATTTTCGAAGAAATCAAAGAAAAACTAGCGTCTCAAATTACGGAAGATTTTCAGGAAATCGGAAAATTGTATCGGTTTACCGTGTAA
- a CDS encoding Lp29 family lipoprotein: protein MRYLAFLFSTFLLSCTTANLLDPPSIPKPRIDKKKIALIGFHPYSTETVGNKLDGWINTPCKSEISLKYGTDLKSAFFKGRRNVPSDHRAAYPLPTQVISPLEYGSSIAKFPSSGLDPSVPEGNIQGFIDFSYKHMAAGALPDICEVLDFDPQTKTFRMKKREVDYYVVGIFTPVFFKATVLGAVVYATTFPFSVLSLGLIPSFFEQKTESFFRVYDSKLNIIREFKTGHSFWQISALWVFPSERNKAEDEFSYDPPAWEKDVEELDKAWKP from the coding sequence ATGCGGTACCTAGCTTTCTTATTCTCTACGTTCCTACTATCTTGTACGACCGCTAACCTACTCGACCCTCCCTCCATTCCAAAGCCGAGAATTGATAAAAAGAAGATCGCTCTTATCGGGTTTCATCCATATTCGACTGAGACCGTTGGAAACAAATTAGACGGTTGGATTAACACGCCTTGTAAAAGTGAGATTTCCCTAAAATATGGAACGGATTTGAAGTCAGCCTTCTTCAAAGGAAGGAGAAATGTTCCTTCGGATCACAGGGCCGCTTATCCTTTGCCTACGCAAGTGATTTCGCCTCTTGAGTATGGATCATCCATCGCCAAGTTTCCATCCTCCGGTTTGGATCCAAGTGTACCGGAAGGAAACATCCAGGGCTTCATCGATTTTTCGTATAAGCATATGGCGGCAGGGGCTCTACCGGATATATGCGAAGTGTTGGACTTTGACCCGCAGACAAAAACCTTTCGAATGAAAAAAAGGGAAGTTGATTACTATGTCGTCGGAATCTTTACGCCCGTATTTTTTAAAGCGACCGTATTAGGTGCGGTCGTCTATGCGACAACGTTTCCTTTTAGCGTTTTAAGTCTCGGGCTTATTCCTTCCTTTTTTGAGCAGAAGACAGAGTCTTTTTTTAGAGTCTACGATTCCAAATTGAACATAATAAGAGAATTTAAAACCGGACATTCGTTTTGGCAAATTTCGGCCCTTTGGGTTTTTCCAAGTGAAAGAAATAAAGCTGAGGATGAGTTTTCCTATGACCCTCCGGCGTGGGAAAAAGACGTAGAAGAATTAGACAAGGCTTGGAAGCCGTAA
- a CDS encoding tetratricopeptide repeat protein, with the protein MDTTNPKLSFPWPVKGQLFSTLLLFFVIWVSFGEGKKRSIATELRNLYGEAAKAYVFNQDCYETRIQLNTVLLLSRDYRNARTLVGKCSTELGFKEEAKALLEEEYKAHPKSTDAFIWLQWNRLFLKENPYKLLNEWETVFANSPLPMDTNYLTAFAFLLEATERDFYAVEIYNKLIELLPAYPFPHVRKAAILYKLRETTEGDREMKMAKALGYKDVTLTLNLKKSSIINTSYAKVE; encoded by the coding sequence ATGGACACGACTAACCCCAAGCTGTCATTTCCTTGGCCCGTCAAGGGGCAACTATTTTCTACCCTTCTTTTATTCTTCGTTATTTGGGTTTCATTCGGAGAAGGGAAAAAGCGTTCAATCGCTACCGAACTAAGGAATCTGTATGGAGAAGCCGCAAAGGCTTACGTTTTTAATCAAGACTGTTATGAAACCCGGATACAATTAAATACGGTTCTGTTACTAAGTCGAGATTATAGAAATGCAAGGACACTTGTAGGGAAATGCAGTACAGAACTGGGGTTTAAAGAAGAGGCGAAAGCACTGCTCGAAGAAGAATATAAAGCGCACCCTAAAAGCACCGATGCCTTCATTTGGCTTCAATGGAATAGGCTTTTCTTAAAAGAAAATCCTTATAAATTATTGAATGAATGGGAGACCGTATTTGCAAATTCTCCTTTGCCGATGGATACGAATTATTTGACCGCATTCGCTTTCTTACTGGAAGCAACCGAACGCGATTTTTATGCCGTTGAAATCTATAATAAACTAATAGAACTATTGCCGGCCTATCCGTTTCCTCATGTAAGAAAAGCGGCTATACTTTACAAATTGCGAGAAACGACGGAGGGCGACCGTGAAATGAAGATGGCGAAGGCACTCGGTTATAAAGATGTGACTCTTACTTTGAATCTTAAAAAGTCCTCGATCATTAATACTAGTTACGCGAAAGTTGAATAG